The proteins below are encoded in one region of Castor canadensis chromosome 6, mCasCan1.hap1v2, whole genome shotgun sequence:
- the Gpr146 gene encoding G-protein coupled receptor 146 isoform X1, which produces MRPELPPAAVVEGQVPTPSSLAPWLCLELWETAVLASCVSVYNSLILRAGGLAAPNHILHAVSPGELGIPKNRSGRDSSYSTPHLMIPPCDSKTGWMTQPATQALCCPWESGHGLGPLCRTGCVGVCPGADIYTAVSPSTVRCERPQMLHKPQESRAAMWSCGPLNSTGAEEPLCQDLHRGLWVLSLLSVVVGVPVGLGYNALLVLANLSSTRSMTMLDVYFVNMATAGLVLAMLAPAHLLGPSHSGWAPWSLSSEAQVTLLILFHVAALVTMYSTALLSLDYYIERAVPHSSVASVYNTRHVCGFVWGGALLTSFSSLLFYVCSYASSHAVECAEMQSTEAADAILVLIGYVVPSLAMLYALALISHVRKEDTPLDQDVGRLDPAVHRLLVATVCTQFGLWTPYYLSLLGHTVLVSRGRPTDGHYLGVLHVARDLSKFLAFSSSSVTPLLYRYMDKTFPAKLQRLTKKVHCGCQRCSSGAMEQA; this is translated from the exons ATGAGGCCAGAGCTTCCTCCAGCTGCTGTGGTGGAAGGACAGGTGCCAACACCCAGCAGCCTGGCTCCCTGGCTTTGTCTGGAGCTCTGGGAAACAGCAGTGCTTGCTTCCTGTGTGTCTGTCTACAACAGTTTGATTCTGAGAGCAGGAGGTCTGGCTGCACCAAACCACATTCTGCATGCGGTATCCCCTGGAGAACTGGGCATTCCAAAGAACAGGTCAGGACGGGACTCTTCCTACAGCACGCCCCACCTCATGATACCTCCCTGTGACAGCAAGACTGGCTGGATGACACAGCCTGCAACCCAGGCTCTGTGCTGCCCCTGGGAGTCAGGCCATGGGCTGGGGCCACTCTGCAGGACGGGGTGTGTGGGGGTGTGCCCTGGGGCAGACATTTACACTGCTGTCTCCCCCAGCACTGTCAGATGCGAGCGCCCACAGATGCTACACAAACCTCAGGAGAGCAG AGCTGCCATGTGGAGCTGTGGCCCACTCAACAGCACAGGGGCCGAGGAGCCGCTGTGCCAGGACCTGCACCGCGGGCTGTGGGTTCTCTCACTGCTCTCCGTGGTGGTGGGCGTCCCCGTGGGCCTCGGCTACAACGCACTGCTCGTGCTGGCCAACCTGAGCAGCACACGCAGCATGACCATGCTGGATGTGTACTTTGTGAACATGGCCACGGCTGGCCTGGTTCTGGCCATGCTAGCCCCCGCACACCTCCTGGGGCCCTCCCACTCCGGGTGGGCGCCATGGAGCCTCAGCAGTGAGGCCCAGGTGACGCTGCTGATCCTGTTCCACGTGGCTGCCCTAGTGACCATGTACTCCACGGCCCTGCTCAGCCTGGACTACTACATCGAGCGGGCCGTGCCGCACAGCTCGGTGGCCAGCGTGTACAACACACGGCACGTGTGCGGCTTCGTGTGGGGTGGGGCGCTGCTCACCAGCTTCTCCTCCCTGCTCTTCTACGTCTGCAGCTACGCATCCTCCCATGCCGTTGAGTGCGCCGAGATGCAGAGCACGGAGGCCGCTGACGCCATCCTGGTGCTCATCGGCTATGTGGTGCCCAGCCTGGCCATGCTGTACGCGCTGGCCCTCATCTCCCATGTCCGAAAGGAGGACACGCCCCTGGACCAGGACGTGGGCCGCCTGGACCCCGCAGTGCACAGGCTCCTGGTGGCCACCGTGTGCACGCAATTTGGGCTCTGGACACCTTACTACCTGAGCCTCCTGGGGCACACGGTGCTGGTCTCGCGAGGGAGGCCCACGGACGGGCACTACCTGGGGGTCCTGCATGTCGCCAGGGACCTGTCCAAGTTCCTGGCCTTCTCAAGCAGCTCGGTGACACCCCTGCTATACCGCTACATGGACAAGACCTTCCCTGCCAAACTCCAGCGCCTGACAAAGAAAGTGCACTGTGGGTGCCAGCGCTGCTCCTCAGGGGCCATGGAGCAGGCATAG
- the Gpr146 gene encoding G-protein coupled receptor 146 isoform X2, translating into MIPPCDSKTGWMTQPATQALCCPWESGHGLGPLCRTGCVGVCPGADIYTAVSPSTVRCERPQMLHKPQESRAAMWSCGPLNSTGAEEPLCQDLHRGLWVLSLLSVVVGVPVGLGYNALLVLANLSSTRSMTMLDVYFVNMATAGLVLAMLAPAHLLGPSHSGWAPWSLSSEAQVTLLILFHVAALVTMYSTALLSLDYYIERAVPHSSVASVYNTRHVCGFVWGGALLTSFSSLLFYVCSYASSHAVECAEMQSTEAADAILVLIGYVVPSLAMLYALALISHVRKEDTPLDQDVGRLDPAVHRLLVATVCTQFGLWTPYYLSLLGHTVLVSRGRPTDGHYLGVLHVARDLSKFLAFSSSSVTPLLYRYMDKTFPAKLQRLTKKVHCGCQRCSSGAMEQA; encoded by the exons ATGATACCTCCCTGTGACAGCAAGACTGGCTGGATGACACAGCCTGCAACCCAGGCTCTGTGCTGCCCCTGGGAGTCAGGCCATGGGCTGGGGCCACTCTGCAGGACGGGGTGTGTGGGGGTGTGCCCTGGGGCAGACATTTACACTGCTGTCTCCCCCAGCACTGTCAGATGCGAGCGCCCACAGATGCTACACAAACCTCAGGAGAGCAG AGCTGCCATGTGGAGCTGTGGCCCACTCAACAGCACAGGGGCCGAGGAGCCGCTGTGCCAGGACCTGCACCGCGGGCTGTGGGTTCTCTCACTGCTCTCCGTGGTGGTGGGCGTCCCCGTGGGCCTCGGCTACAACGCACTGCTCGTGCTGGCCAACCTGAGCAGCACACGCAGCATGACCATGCTGGATGTGTACTTTGTGAACATGGCCACGGCTGGCCTGGTTCTGGCCATGCTAGCCCCCGCACACCTCCTGGGGCCCTCCCACTCCGGGTGGGCGCCATGGAGCCTCAGCAGTGAGGCCCAGGTGACGCTGCTGATCCTGTTCCACGTGGCTGCCCTAGTGACCATGTACTCCACGGCCCTGCTCAGCCTGGACTACTACATCGAGCGGGCCGTGCCGCACAGCTCGGTGGCCAGCGTGTACAACACACGGCACGTGTGCGGCTTCGTGTGGGGTGGGGCGCTGCTCACCAGCTTCTCCTCCCTGCTCTTCTACGTCTGCAGCTACGCATCCTCCCATGCCGTTGAGTGCGCCGAGATGCAGAGCACGGAGGCCGCTGACGCCATCCTGGTGCTCATCGGCTATGTGGTGCCCAGCCTGGCCATGCTGTACGCGCTGGCCCTCATCTCCCATGTCCGAAAGGAGGACACGCCCCTGGACCAGGACGTGGGCCGCCTGGACCCCGCAGTGCACAGGCTCCTGGTGGCCACCGTGTGCACGCAATTTGGGCTCTGGACACCTTACTACCTGAGCCTCCTGGGGCACACGGTGCTGGTCTCGCGAGGGAGGCCCACGGACGGGCACTACCTGGGGGTCCTGCATGTCGCCAGGGACCTGTCCAAGTTCCTGGCCTTCTCAAGCAGCTCGGTGACACCCCTGCTATACCGCTACATGGACAAGACCTTCCCTGCCAAACTCCAGCGCCTGACAAAGAAAGTGCACTGTGGGTGCCAGCGCTGCTCCTCAGGGGCCATGGAGCAGGCATAG
- the Gpr146 gene encoding G-protein coupled receptor 146 isoform X3, translated as MLHKPQESRAAMWSCGPLNSTGAEEPLCQDLHRGLWVLSLLSVVVGVPVGLGYNALLVLANLSSTRSMTMLDVYFVNMATAGLVLAMLAPAHLLGPSHSGWAPWSLSSEAQVTLLILFHVAALVTMYSTALLSLDYYIERAVPHSSVASVYNTRHVCGFVWGGALLTSFSSLLFYVCSYASSHAVECAEMQSTEAADAILVLIGYVVPSLAMLYALALISHVRKEDTPLDQDVGRLDPAVHRLLVATVCTQFGLWTPYYLSLLGHTVLVSRGRPTDGHYLGVLHVARDLSKFLAFSSSSVTPLLYRYMDKTFPAKLQRLTKKVHCGCQRCSSGAMEQA; from the exons ATGCTACACAAACCTCAGGAGAGCAG AGCTGCCATGTGGAGCTGTGGCCCACTCAACAGCACAGGGGCCGAGGAGCCGCTGTGCCAGGACCTGCACCGCGGGCTGTGGGTTCTCTCACTGCTCTCCGTGGTGGTGGGCGTCCCCGTGGGCCTCGGCTACAACGCACTGCTCGTGCTGGCCAACCTGAGCAGCACACGCAGCATGACCATGCTGGATGTGTACTTTGTGAACATGGCCACGGCTGGCCTGGTTCTGGCCATGCTAGCCCCCGCACACCTCCTGGGGCCCTCCCACTCCGGGTGGGCGCCATGGAGCCTCAGCAGTGAGGCCCAGGTGACGCTGCTGATCCTGTTCCACGTGGCTGCCCTAGTGACCATGTACTCCACGGCCCTGCTCAGCCTGGACTACTACATCGAGCGGGCCGTGCCGCACAGCTCGGTGGCCAGCGTGTACAACACACGGCACGTGTGCGGCTTCGTGTGGGGTGGGGCGCTGCTCACCAGCTTCTCCTCCCTGCTCTTCTACGTCTGCAGCTACGCATCCTCCCATGCCGTTGAGTGCGCCGAGATGCAGAGCACGGAGGCCGCTGACGCCATCCTGGTGCTCATCGGCTATGTGGTGCCCAGCCTGGCCATGCTGTACGCGCTGGCCCTCATCTCCCATGTCCGAAAGGAGGACACGCCCCTGGACCAGGACGTGGGCCGCCTGGACCCCGCAGTGCACAGGCTCCTGGTGGCCACCGTGTGCACGCAATTTGGGCTCTGGACACCTTACTACCTGAGCCTCCTGGGGCACACGGTGCTGGTCTCGCGAGGGAGGCCCACGGACGGGCACTACCTGGGGGTCCTGCATGTCGCCAGGGACCTGTCCAAGTTCCTGGCCTTCTCAAGCAGCTCGGTGACACCCCTGCTATACCGCTACATGGACAAGACCTTCCCTGCCAAACTCCAGCGCCTGACAAAGAAAGTGCACTGTGGGTGCCAGCGCTGCTCCTCAGGGGCCATGGAGCAGGCATAG
- the Gpr146 gene encoding G-protein coupled receptor 146 isoform X4: protein MWSCGPLNSTGAEEPLCQDLHRGLWVLSLLSVVVGVPVGLGYNALLVLANLSSTRSMTMLDVYFVNMATAGLVLAMLAPAHLLGPSHSGWAPWSLSSEAQVTLLILFHVAALVTMYSTALLSLDYYIERAVPHSSVASVYNTRHVCGFVWGGALLTSFSSLLFYVCSYASSHAVECAEMQSTEAADAILVLIGYVVPSLAMLYALALISHVRKEDTPLDQDVGRLDPAVHRLLVATVCTQFGLWTPYYLSLLGHTVLVSRGRPTDGHYLGVLHVARDLSKFLAFSSSSVTPLLYRYMDKTFPAKLQRLTKKVHCGCQRCSSGAMEQA, encoded by the coding sequence ATGTGGAGCTGTGGCCCACTCAACAGCACAGGGGCCGAGGAGCCGCTGTGCCAGGACCTGCACCGCGGGCTGTGGGTTCTCTCACTGCTCTCCGTGGTGGTGGGCGTCCCCGTGGGCCTCGGCTACAACGCACTGCTCGTGCTGGCCAACCTGAGCAGCACACGCAGCATGACCATGCTGGATGTGTACTTTGTGAACATGGCCACGGCTGGCCTGGTTCTGGCCATGCTAGCCCCCGCACACCTCCTGGGGCCCTCCCACTCCGGGTGGGCGCCATGGAGCCTCAGCAGTGAGGCCCAGGTGACGCTGCTGATCCTGTTCCACGTGGCTGCCCTAGTGACCATGTACTCCACGGCCCTGCTCAGCCTGGACTACTACATCGAGCGGGCCGTGCCGCACAGCTCGGTGGCCAGCGTGTACAACACACGGCACGTGTGCGGCTTCGTGTGGGGTGGGGCGCTGCTCACCAGCTTCTCCTCCCTGCTCTTCTACGTCTGCAGCTACGCATCCTCCCATGCCGTTGAGTGCGCCGAGATGCAGAGCACGGAGGCCGCTGACGCCATCCTGGTGCTCATCGGCTATGTGGTGCCCAGCCTGGCCATGCTGTACGCGCTGGCCCTCATCTCCCATGTCCGAAAGGAGGACACGCCCCTGGACCAGGACGTGGGCCGCCTGGACCCCGCAGTGCACAGGCTCCTGGTGGCCACCGTGTGCACGCAATTTGGGCTCTGGACACCTTACTACCTGAGCCTCCTGGGGCACACGGTGCTGGTCTCGCGAGGGAGGCCCACGGACGGGCACTACCTGGGGGTCCTGCATGTCGCCAGGGACCTGTCCAAGTTCCTGGCCTTCTCAAGCAGCTCGGTGACACCCCTGCTATACCGCTACATGGACAAGACCTTCCCTGCCAAACTCCAGCGCCTGACAAAGAAAGTGCACTGTGGGTGCCAGCGCTGCTCCTCAGGGGCCATGGAGCAGGCATAG